From Xenopus tropicalis strain Nigerian chromosome 3, UCB_Xtro_10.0, whole genome shotgun sequence, the proteins below share one genomic window:
- the fgf23.1 gene encoding fibroblast growth factor 23, with protein sequence MELSLMLFALTCVEWSKALPVSFPALSASWGNPDRLIHLYTATEWNSFHLQIGYDGRVDGSPRQTVYSAVTIKSEEAGYVVIAGVKTGRYLCMDKYGNIFGSHYFSQDDCVFKHQTLENKHDIYYSPKHGFLLSLKTPKLRFQPDMALPPYSQFLSMENKIPIIRFNTPEPVRHTRSVDDFSDPNRIITPRKTGWDYAAPNHNPFQDVWLPHPKDPVRINHNDMVDPDDPDGIVKFKGHRNFKR encoded by the exons ATGGAGCTCAGCTTGATGCTATTTGCTCTCACTTGTGTAGAATGGAGCAAGGCTCTACCTGTATCCTTCCCTGCACTATCTGCCAGCTGGGGCAATCCCGAcagactcatacacctgtacACGGCTACCGAATGGAACAGCTTTCACCTACAGATCGGTTACGACGGACGAGTGGATGGGTCCCCCCGCCAAACCGTTTATA GCGCAGTAACTATTAAATCAGAAGAAGCTGGCTACGTGGTCATAGCTGGTGTTAAAACGGGCCGATACCTGTGCATGGATAAATATGGAAATATATTTGGATCA CACTACTTTAGCCAGGACGACTGCGTATTCAAGCACCAAACTCTAGAGAATAAGCATGATATATACTACTCTCCAAAACACGGCTTCTTGCTCAGCCTGAAGACACCCAAGCTGCGCTTTCAGCCAGACATGGCCCTGCCACCCTATTCACAGTTCTTGTCCATGGAGAATAAAATCCCCATCATCCGCTTCAACACCCCAGAACCAGTCAGGCACACCAGGAGCGTGGACGACTTCTCCGACCCAAATCGGATCATCACCCCCAGGAAGACCGGCTGGGACTATGCAGCTCCGAATCATAACCCTTTCCAAGATGTTTGGTTACCACACCCTAAAGATCCAGTAAGGATCAACCATAATGACATGGTAGACCCCGACGATCCAGACGGCATTGTTAAATTTAAAGGACATCGCAACTTTAAGAGGTAG